GCTGTCGCGCGCGGCCAAGTCGCGCGAGAACCCCAGGTCGGCGGCGTAGCAGGCGTGGATGCGGTAGAGCGGCTGGCCGGCCTGCACCGCATCGCCCTGCTTGCGCAACAGGTCGACGCCGGCGCCGATCACCTGCGGGGCGCCGGCCAGGCGGGCGATGCGGGCGAGCTGCAGGTTGTCGATCGCGCTGACCGCGCCGTCGGCCGGCGCGATCACCTCGTGCGTCATCTCGCCGAGCGCGGGCGGCTGCAGGCGGCGGCCCTGGGCGTCGATCAGGGCGTTCATCTGCGCCAGCGCACGGCCCGATTCGAGGATGTCGCGGGCGATGCGCCAGCCGTCGCCGCCGCGCACGTCGGGGTCGAACTCGATCACGCGGCCGGCCAGGCGCAGCGACTTGTCGCGCAGGTCGGCCGGCGCCGCCGGGTCGTTGCGCAGCACGCGCATCACGTCGCGCGCCTCCAGCACCGGGCCGATGCCGCTGCCGATCGGCTGGCTGCCGTCGGTGATCACCACCTCGAGGTGCAGGCCGAGCCGGTCGGCGACGTACTCGAACAGCTTGCGCAGCTGCTGCGCGGCCGGCATCGAGCGCACCTTGGCGGTCGGGCCGACGGGGATGTCGAGCACCAGGTGGGTCGAGCCGGCGGCGATCTTCTTGGACAGGATCGAGGCCACCATCTGGCCGGGCGAGTCGATCGCCAGCGGCCGCTCGACCGAGATCAGGATGTCGTCGGCCGGCGACAGCCCGGCGCGGCCACCCCACACCAGGCAGCCGTTGGTGTCGCGCACGATCTGCGTCAGCCGCTCGAAGGGCAGCTCGACCTCGGCCAGCACCTCCATCGTGTCGGCGGTGCCGGCCGGCGAGGTGATGGCGCGCGACGAGGTCTTGGGGCACAGCATGCCGTGCGCCGTGACGATCGGCACCACCAGCATCGAGGTGCGGTTGCCCGGGATGCCGCCGATGCAGTGCTTGTCGACCACCGGCCCGCCGCGCACCTGGTGCTGCCAGTCGAGCCGGCGGCCGGCGGCGATCATGGCCTCGGTGAGGTGCAGCACCTCGTCGCGGTCGAGGTCGTAGCCGTTGGTGGCGACCACGAAGGCGGCCAGCTCGATCTTGGAATAACGCGCCTGGGCGATGTCGCGCACGATCGCGTGCAGGTCGTCGCGCGACAGCCGCTCGCCGCCGATCTTGCGGTGCAGCGCGCCGATCGAGGCAGGCGGCTCGGCCGGCGCCACATGGGCGGCGTGACCCTCGGGCACGTTCATGCGTGCGAAGGCGTCTTCGGACAGGCCCAGCTCGCAGGCCTGCACGATGCGCTCGTCGTCGACCACGTTGAGCACCGCGCTGATGGTGGTGCCGTTGGCGTGCACCGTCACCTTCGACAGCGCCTGGAAACCCGAGGCCCGCACCACCGGGCAGTCGCGGTGCAGGTAGGCGACGTTCTCGCGCCAGGTGTCGATGGCGACGCGGCGGATGCGCAGGTCAGGCGGGTTCATGCACACACCCTCGGGTTCGGGGCCGGACGGCCGCGCTCAGATCGGCAACTGGTAGCGATGGCCCTTGTAGCGCAGCACGGCGGCGTTCAGGCGGATCTGCTCGAGCACCAGGTTGGGCTGGATCAGGTCGCCCTCCATGTAGATCACGCCGTTGATGATGAGGCTTCGACGCGGCGGGTCTTCGAGCTGGATCAAGCCGCCGAACACCAGGTTCGGCAGTTCGCGGGCGATCTCGGCCGGCAGGTCGGCGGGCGCGTGGATGCGGCCGTCCGGCTGGGCGACGGGCGCGGCATTCGGCTGCGCATCCGGCGGGCGGGGCGGCGTGACGACGGCTGCGCTCGCAGCCGGCACCGCGGTCGAGACCGATGCGGCGGCGGCCGCCGCCTTGACGCGCGCCGGTGCGGCCACCGACGCCGCCGCCGGCAGCGCCGCGGCGGGTGCCGCCGAGGGCACGGACGGCAGACCCGGCGGGGCGGCTTCGGCGCGCACCACACGATCCTTGACGGGCGCCGGCAGGGGCGCCGGCACCGCCGCAGCCGGCACGGCGGCCGGGGCCTGCGCGGCGGCGGTGATGCCGGTGACCGCGGCGACCTCGGGGCCGGGCACGACATCGGCCGTCGCCCATTGCCACCACAGCCGCACGCCCATCACCAGCAGCACGGCGCCGACCATGCCCGCCAGCAGCCAGAGCCACGGGTTGCCGCGACCGAGCAGCCGGCGGTCGACGTAGACCGGCACGCCGGCATGGGTGTTCAGGCCCGGCAGCGAGCCGCGGTCGCGCTCGGCCTCGGCCCGGCGCAGCGCATCGAGGATGTAGGACATGGGCTACCTCAGGACTTCGAGGCGCGGCTCGTCGACCCCGAGCGCGCGGTTGAGTTTCATCATCGTGACCGGCCCGATCAGGCCGTCGGGCTGCAGCGCCTGGGTCACCTGGAAGGCGTGGATGCGCGCCCGCAGGCTGGCCTCGGCCGACGCCGATGCGGCGCCGCCGTCCGGGCCCGACGGCACCGGCAGCTGCTGGCTCAGCATCTGAGCCACCGCGGTCGATTGCGAGCCCGGGCTCTGCTCGAGGTAGCCGGGTGGCGCGCGCCAGAAGGTCGTGAACTCGCCGCGCCAGACCTGCGCCAGGCTCAGCAGCGGCACCTTGATGCGGCCGTCGGCGGTCTGCAGCAGCGCCAGCTGGTCGTTCACGCCCAGCAGCAGCACGTGGCCACGCTGGTTGTTGGCGTTGACCAGCGTCAGCGTGCCGGGCCGGTCGAGCTGCTGCACCAGCGCCAGGCTGACGGTGGACCGATAGCAGATCAGCTGCTTGCGCCGGGCCTCGTCGCAGACGTCGCCGCCGCCGAGCAGCTCGCCCCAGCCGCGCGACAGCACGCGCAAGGCCTGCTGCTCGGTGCGCCAGCCGTAGGCGACGTCGAGCCGGTCGAGGGTGGGCGCGCCGAAGCCGGCGGCTTCGGGCACCGCCGCCGCCGCGCCGGCCGCAAGCGCCGCAGCGCCCTGGCCGTTCGCCGAGCTGGCGCCTGCCGGCGCAGCCGCGCCGGCCACCCGGCGCAGCAGGCCGCTCTGCCAGGCGCTCGCGGCCAGCCCCACCGCCACCGCCAGCACCACCATGCCGGTGCCCCAGGCGAGCATGCGGAACTGGTTGCCGCGATCGGCGGCACGGCGGGCGGCGCGCTGGGCGGCGTCGTCGAAGACCTCACGCGCCGCCTTCTTCACCACCTCGCGGCCGACCCGCGACTGGCCGTGCGCATAGGCGCCCAGCAAGGCGCGGTCGCACAGCAGGTTGATGCGCCGCGGCACGCCACGCGAGAGCCGGTGGATGCGCTGCAGCTCCTTGCGGTCGAACGGCGAGGCCGAACCCAGGCCCGCCACGCGCAGCCGGTGCAGCACGTACTGCGCGGTCTCGGACTCCGACAGCGGCTGGAGGTGGAAACGCGCGATCACCCGCTGCGCCAGCTGCTCCAGCTCGGGACGCGCCAGCATGTCGCGCAGCTCGGGCTGGCCGATCAGCACGATCTGCAGCAGCTTGCGCTCGGCGGTCTCGAGGTTGGTCAGCAGGCGCAGCTGCTCGAGCAGATCGACCGACAGGTTCTGCGCCTCGTCGATCACCAGCACGCTGTTGCGCCCGCCGGCATGGGCATCGAGCAGGAAGCGGTTGAGCGGCGCCACGTAGTCCTGCACCGTCACGCCCGGCGTGCCGGCCGAGGGCGCGTCGACGCCGAACTCCTCGCACACGGCCTTGAGCAGCTCGTGCACGGTGAGCTTGGGGTTGAAGATGTAGGCGAAGTTGCACTGCTCCGGGATCTGCTCCAGGAAACAGCGGCACACCGTGGTCTTGCCCGCACCGATCTCGCCGGTCAGCAGCACGAAACCGCCGCCGCCGCGGATGCCGTAGAGCAGGTGAGCCAGGGCCTCACGGTGGTGCTCGCTCATGTACAGGTAGCGCGGATCGGGGGCGATCGAAAACGGCTCCTGCTGCAGACCGAAAAATGACGCGTACATGGCCTTGAGCATAGCGGCCCGCATCGGCGCGACGGCGCGGCGGCACGCAGGCGTCGCATCCTTCGCCGACCGCCAACCGTACACGGGCCTGACGGATCCGGGCGAGGTGCCGTTGCAACACCATCCGGCCGAGTAAGGGAAGACCCTGCTGCGGTCCGAGACGAAACGTCAGGTGATGGTCAGTGCATTTACGCACAGTCGAGCCAGAACCTGCAGTTACGTATTTGCAGGGTTTTGACATCTCTCTGAGGAGACCTCAAATGAACGATGACATCGTGGTCCGGATCCGGGCCAATCCGAAATACAAGGAGCTGAAAGCCAAGCGCACGTCGTTCGGCGTTCTGCTGACGATCCTGATGATGGTCGTCTACTACGGCTACATCGCGCTGATCGCCTGGAACAAGCCGTTCCTGGCGCAGCCCCTGGGTTCCGGCGTGACCACCGTCGGCGTGCCGCTGGGCATGGCCGTGATCGTGTTCACCATCGTGATCACGGGCATCTACGTGCGTCGCGCCAACACCGAGTTCGACGCCCTCACGGCTCAGATCCTGAAGGAAGAAGTCAAATGAAGCGGATTTCTGCAACTCGCAACGTCACGGTGGCGCTGATCGCGCTGCTGGCCGGCGCCGCGGCCTGGGCCGCAGGTGCTGACGTCGGCCAGGCCGCCAAGCAGGCGACCAACTGGACCGCCATCGGCATGTTCGCCGCCTTCGTGGCCGGCACGCTCTACATCACAAAGTGGGCCGCCGCCAAGACCAAGTCGGCTGCCGACTTCTACACCGGCGGTGGCGGCATCACCGGCTTCCAGAACGGCCTGGCGATCGCCGGCGACTACATGTCGGCCGCTTCGTTCCTGGGCATCTCGGCAGCCGTGATGGCTTCCGGCTACGACGGCCTGATCTTCTCGATCGGCTTCCTGGTCGGCTGGCCGGTCATCACCTTCCTGATGGCCGAGCGCCTGCGCAACCTCGGCAAGTTCACGTTTGCCGACGTCGCCGGTTACCGCTTCAAGCCGGGCCCGATCCGCGCCTTCGCGGCCTCGGGCACGCTGGTCGTGGTGGCGTTCTACCTGATCGCGCAGATGGTCGGTGCCGGCCAGCTCATCAAGCTGCTGTTCGGCCTGGAGTACTGGATGGCGGTGGTCATCGTCGGCGCGCTGATGATGATCTACGTGCTGTTCGGCGGCATGACGGCCACCACCTGGGTGCAGATCATCAAGGCCTGCCTGCTGCTGTCGGGCGTGACCTTCATGGCCTTCATGGTGATGTCGCAGTTCGGCTTCTCGCCTGAAGCGCTGTTCGCCCAGGGCGTGGCGGTCAAGTCGGCCATCGCGGTCAATGCCAAGGCAGCAGCCGTTGCCGCTGCCGCGGCCAGTGCGGCCGTGGCGACCACGCCCGAAGCCGTGGCAGCCGCTGCTGCGGCCGTGACCAAGGCCGAAGCCATCGATCCGGCCAAGGTCGGCCTGGCCCTGATGGGCCCGGGCGGCTTCATCAAGGACCCGATCTCGGCGATCAGCTTCGGCATGGCGCTGATGTTCGGCACCGCCGGCCTGCCGCACATCCTGATGCGCTTCTTCACGGTGCCTGATGCCAAGGAAGCCCGCAAGTCGGTGTTCTGGGCGACCACCTGGATCGGCTACTTCTACATCCTGATCTTCATCATCGGCTTCGGCGCGATCACCCTGGTGCTGACCAACCCCGAGTACTCGGATGTTGCCAAGGGCGTCATCCTGGGCGGCGCGGGCACGGCCAACATGGCGGCGGTGCTGGTGGCCAAGGCGGTCGGCGGCAACGTGTTCTACGGCTTCATCTCGGCGGTGGCCTTCGCGACCATCCTCGCGGTGGTGGCCGGCCTGACGCTGTCGGGTGCCTCGGCGGTGTCGCATGACATCTATGCCACGCTGATCAAGAAGGGCAAGGCAGACAGCGCAGCTGAACTGAAGGTCTCGCGCATCACCACCCTGGCGCTCGGCGTCCTGGCGGTCACGCTGGGCATCGTGTTCGAGAAGCAGAACATCGCCTTCATGGTGTCGCTGGCCTTCGCGATCGCGGCCTCGGCCAACTTCCCGGTGCTCTTCATGAGCGTGCTGTGGAAGGACTGCACCACCAAGGGTGCGGTGATCGGCGGCTTCCTGGGCCTGTTCTCGTCGGTCGCGCTGACCATCGTGTCGCCGTCGGTGTGGGAAGCCACGCTCGGCAACCCGAAGGGCTCGGCCTGGTTCCCGTACAGCTCGCCGGCGCTGTTCTCGATGACGATCGCCTTCGTCAGCATCTGGCTGATCTCGATCCTCGACCGCAGCCCGCAGGCGGCCAAGGAACGTGCCCTGTTCGACGCGCAGCAAGTGCGCAGCGAAACCGGTCTCGGCGCTGCCGGTGCCTCGGGTCACTGATCGATCTCTGGTCCAATGAAAAGGCCGGGCGCAAGCCCGGCCTTTTTTCATTGTCCGGACGCAGTTCGACTTGACGCAAGACAAGCGGGACAGCGCGCCGGCAGCGTATCAATGCACCGTCAACCTGGTCAGGCCAACCCGGCCGCCGCACTACCGACAAGCCTGCATGACGATCGACAAGCGCCGCTTCGCTGCCCCGCTCACGCCGCTGGTGGCGCTTGCAATCCAGTGGAGCTTCTGGCCTTGGCTGCAGCCTTTCGCCTGGTTCCTGTTCTATCCGGCGATCTTCTTCGCGGCACGCCTGGGCGGGCGCATCGGCGCCTGGCTGGCCACGGCGCTGTCGGTGGTGCTGGTGTGGACCGTCTTCATCGGTCCGTCACCGGGCGTCGGCAACCCCTCCGCCGTGTTCTCGACGATCGTCTTCGCCTTGATGGGGATCCTGTTCGGAGAAGCGCAGGAGCAGCTGATGCGCGCCCTGCGAAAGGATCGCCAGGCGCTCGACGGCAGCCA
This portion of the Leptothrix cholodnii SP-6 genome encodes:
- a CDS encoding thymidine phosphorylase family protein, whose product is MNPPDLRIRRVAIDTWRENVAYLHRDCPVVRASGFQALSKVTVHANGTTISAVLNVVDDERIVQACELGLSEDAFARMNVPEGHAAHVAPAEPPASIGALHRKIGGERLSRDDLHAIVRDIAQARYSKIELAAFVVATNGYDLDRDEVLHLTEAMIAAGRRLDWQHQVRGGPVVDKHCIGGIPGNRTSMLVVPIVTAHGMLCPKTSSRAITSPAGTADTMEVLAEVELPFERLTQIVRDTNGCLVWGGRAGLSPADDILISVERPLAIDSPGQMVASILSKKIAAGSTHLVLDIPVGPTAKVRSMPAAQQLRKLFEYVADRLGLHLEVVITDGSQPIGSGIGPVLEARDVMRVLRNDPAAPADLRDKSLRLAGRVIEFDPDVRGGDGWRIARDILESGRALAQMNALIDAQGRRLQPPALGEMTHEVIAPADGAVSAIDNLQLARIARLAGAPQVIGAGVDLLRKQGDAVQAGQPLYRIHACYAADLGFSRDLAARDSGYTVAATTRPS
- a CDS encoding general secretion pathway protein GspB — translated: MSYILDALRRAEAERDRGSLPGLNTHAGVPVYVDRRLLGRGNPWLWLLAGMVGAVLLVMGVRLWWQWATADVVPGPEVAAVTGITAAAQAPAAVPAAAVPAPLPAPVKDRVVRAEAAPPGLPSVPSAAPAAALPAAASVAAPARVKAAAAAASVSTAVPAASAAVVTPPRPPDAQPNAAPVAQPDGRIHAPADLPAEIARELPNLVFGGLIQLEDPPRRSLIINGVIYMEGDLIQPNLVLEQIRLNAAVLRYKGHRYQLPI
- a CDS encoding ExeA family protein, which encodes MYASFFGLQQEPFSIAPDPRYLYMSEHHREALAHLLYGIRGGGGFVLLTGEIGAGKTTVCRCFLEQIPEQCNFAYIFNPKLTVHELLKAVCEEFGVDAPSAGTPGVTVQDYVAPLNRFLLDAHAGGRNSVLVIDEAQNLSVDLLEQLRLLTNLETAERKLLQIVLIGQPELRDMLARPELEQLAQRVIARFHLQPLSESETAQYVLHRLRVAGLGSASPFDRKELQRIHRLSRGVPRRINLLCDRALLGAYAHGQSRVGREVVKKAAREVFDDAAQRAARRAADRGNQFRMLAWGTGMVVLAVAVGLAASAWQSGLLRRVAGAAAPAGASSANGQGAAALAAGAAAAVPEAAGFGAPTLDRLDVAYGWRTEQQALRVLSRGWGELLGGGDVCDEARRKQLICYRSTVSLALVQQLDRPGTLTLVNANNQRGHVLLLGVNDQLALLQTADGRIKVPLLSLAQVWRGEFTTFWRAPPGYLEQSPGSQSTAVAQMLSQQLPVPSGPDGGAASASAEASLRARIHAFQVTQALQPDGLIGPVTMMKLNRALGVDEPRLEVLR
- a CDS encoding DUF485 domain-containing protein, with protein sequence MNDDIVVRIRANPKYKELKAKRTSFGVLLTILMMVVYYGYIALIAWNKPFLAQPLGSGVTTVGVPLGMAVIVFTIVITGIYVRRANTEFDALTAQILKEEVK
- a CDS encoding cation acetate symporter — its product is MKRISATRNVTVALIALLAGAAAWAAGADVGQAAKQATNWTAIGMFAAFVAGTLYITKWAAAKTKSAADFYTGGGGITGFQNGLAIAGDYMSAASFLGISAAVMASGYDGLIFSIGFLVGWPVITFLMAERLRNLGKFTFADVAGYRFKPGPIRAFAASGTLVVVAFYLIAQMVGAGQLIKLLFGLEYWMAVVIVGALMMIYVLFGGMTATTWVQIIKACLLLSGVTFMAFMVMSQFGFSPEALFAQGVAVKSAIAVNAKAAAVAAAAASAAVATTPEAVAAAAAAVTKAEAIDPAKVGLALMGPGGFIKDPISAISFGMALMFGTAGLPHILMRFFTVPDAKEARKSVFWATTWIGYFYILIFIIGFGAITLVLTNPEYSDVAKGVILGGAGTANMAAVLVAKAVGGNVFYGFISAVAFATILAVVAGLTLSGASAVSHDIYATLIKKGKADSAAELKVSRITTLALGVLAVTLGIVFEKQNIAFMVSLAFAIAASANFPVLFMSVLWKDCTTKGAVIGGFLGLFSSVALTIVSPSVWEATLGNPKGSAWFPYSSPALFSMTIAFVSIWLISILDRSPQAAKERALFDAQQVRSETGLGAAGASGH